The following are encoded together in the Flavobacteriales bacterium genome:
- a CDS encoding 2Fe-2S iron-sulfur cluster-binding protein, which produces MARKNLLKVSEVRRETADTVSILLDVPEHLKDLYQYKQGQYITFVKEINGEELRRAYSICEAPSSGLLRVAIKEIPNGKFSTYANREMKSGELIDVMTPMGNFTAEVEAGFAKKYVFFAAGSGITPIISNIKTVLEIDSESRVVLLYGNKNSESVIFREQLEDLKSQYMTRLEVYYIMSKDFDTPQSLQGRIDVEKCINFNKISPLTGADDYFLCGPEEMILNVSQWLKEQGTEESSIHFELFNTGVKKAENTDDSKPLAEGTAQVNVVVDGVTVSFDLEKNGENIMDAALEAGADVPFACKGGVCCTCRAKVLEGEVEMKVNYSLQPDEVENGFVLSCQAHPVSDQVTLDFDYI; this is translated from the coding sequence ATGGCAAGAAAAAACTTATTGAAAGTATCTGAAGTTAGAAGAGAAACCGCAGATACAGTCTCTATACTACTCGATGTCCCAGAGCATTTAAAAGATTTGTACCAGTACAAGCAGGGTCAATATATCACCTTTGTAAAGGAAATAAACGGAGAAGAGCTCCGAAGAGCTTATTCTATTTGTGAGGCTCCTAGCTCAGGATTACTTAGAGTTGCCATCAAAGAAATTCCAAACGGAAAATTTTCAACCTACGCCAATAGAGAAATGAAATCAGGTGAACTGATAGATGTAATGACTCCTATGGGGAATTTTACGGCAGAGGTAGAAGCTGGATTCGCAAAAAAGTATGTCTTTTTTGCAGCAGGAAGTGGTATTACTCCTATTATTTCTAATATAAAAACTGTTTTAGAAATAGATTCCGAGAGCCGTGTAGTTTTGCTTTATGGTAATAAAAATTCAGAGTCTGTTATTTTTAGAGAACAACTCGAAGACCTTAAAAGTCAATACATGACTCGTCTTGAGGTTTATTATATCATGAGTAAGGATTTTGACACACCACAATCTCTACAAGGGAGAATTGATGTGGAAAAGTGTATCAATTTCAATAAAATTTCGCCGCTCACAGGTGCCGATGATTATTTCCTATGTGGTCCAGAAGAAATGATTTTAAATGTTTCGCAATGGCTAAAAGAACAAGGAACAGAAGAAAGCTCTATTCACTTTGAACTCTTTAATACAGGTGTAAAAAAAGCGGAAAACACAGATGACAGTAAGCCTCTAGCTGAGGGAACTGCACAAGTAAATGTAGTGGTTGATGGTGTTACTGTTTCGTTTGATTTAGAGAAAAATGGAGAAAATATTATGGATGCCGCACTAGAAGCTGGAGCCGATGTTCCTTTTGCTTGTAAAGGTGGAGTTTGCTGTACTTGTAGAGCCAAAGTATTGGAAGGCGAGGTAGAAATGAAAGTAAATTATTCTCTACAACCCGATGAGGTTGAAAATGGATTTGTTTTAAGCTGTCAAGCACATCCTGTAAGTGATCAAGTTACTTTAGATTTTGATTATATCTAA
- the pdxH gene encoding pyridoxamine 5'-phosphate oxidase, translating into MDINLSDHRKSYEQHELNKENSPENPMELFQKWFYEADESEYVSEANAMSVASIGKDGFPKTRVVLLKRFTWEGFVFYTNYHSEKGKAIAENNQVCLSFFWPFFERQIIIKGKAEKITENMSDGYFESRPKGSQLGALASNQSQTIENKEQMLQRLQELEKEYENKEITRPKHWGGYLIKPVSIEFWQGRPNRMHDRIRYELQEDFEWKKDRLQP; encoded by the coding sequence ATGGACATCAATTTATCAGATCACCGAAAGTCTTATGAACAACATGAGCTCAACAAAGAAAATAGCCCAGAAAACCCAATGGAATTATTCCAAAAATGGTTTTATGAGGCAGATGAATCTGAATATGTATCTGAAGCCAATGCCATGAGTGTTGCCAGTATCGGTAAAGATGGATTTCCAAAAACTCGTGTAGTTTTATTAAAGCGTTTTACTTGGGAAGGTTTTGTTTTTTACACCAACTATCATAGTGAAAAAGGAAAAGCTATAGCTGAAAATAATCAAGTCTGTTTGAGCTTTTTCTGGCCCTTTTTTGAGCGGCAAATCATTATAAAAGGAAAGGCAGAAAAAATTACCGAAAATATGTCTGACGGTTATTTTGAATCTCGCCCAAAAGGATCTCAGCTTGGAGCTCTAGCATCAAACCAAAGTCAAACAATTGAAAACAAAGAACAAATGCTCCAAAGACTTCAAGAACTTGAAAAAGAGTATGAAAATAAAGAAATTACAAGACCAAAACATTGGGGTGGTTACTTGATTAAACCCGTTTCTATAGAATTTTGGCAAGGTCGCCCTAATAGAATGCACGATAGAATACGCTATGAACTCCAAGAAGATTTTGAATGGAAAAAAGATCGACTACAACCTTAA
- a CDS encoding DUF2071 domain-containing protein, translated as MSFLKAEWRKLAIINYEVNPKILEPYLPFGTELDLWEGKCYVSVVGFMFLNTRVMGLKVPNHINFEEVNLRFYVKRITENEIKRGVVFIKEIVPRQMITFIANSLYNENYETMKMDYLWEKKEACRSVEYQWKKQKDWNKVKIIASLNSVDLASGSKTEFITEHYWGYAKVSDKKTTEYEVTHPKWNVYEVLDYNIQINFSEIYGETFAFLNNQKPSSVMLAEGSEITVENKSIIKK; from the coding sequence ATGAGTTTTCTTAAAGCAGAATGGAGAAAATTAGCTATTATTAATTATGAAGTCAATCCAAAAATATTAGAACCTTATTTACCTTTTGGAACAGAGCTAGATTTATGGGAAGGAAAATGTTATGTAAGTGTGGTCGGATTTATGTTCTTAAACACTCGTGTAATGGGATTGAAGGTGCCAAATCACATCAATTTTGAAGAGGTGAATCTTCGTTTTTATGTAAAAAGAATTACCGAAAACGAGATTAAAAGAGGGGTGGTTTTTATTAAAGAAATAGTTCCAAGACAAATGATAACCTTTATCGCTAATAGTCTTTATAATGAGAATTATGAAACGATGAAAATGGATTATCTTTGGGAAAAAAAAGAAGCTTGTAGAAGTGTGGAATATCAATGGAAAAAGCAAAAAGATTGGAATAAAGTCAAAATCATAGCAAGTTTAAATTCAGTTGATTTAGCATCAGGAAGCAAGACAGAGTTTATAACTGAACATTATTGGGGCTATGCAAAAGTATCTGATAAAAAAACAACAGAATACGAAGTGACGCATCCAAAATGGAATGTTTACGAAGTGCTGGACTATAATATTCAAATAAATTTCTCTGAAATTTATGGGGAAACATTTGCTTTTTTAAACAATCAGAAACCCAGTTCCGTGATGCTTGCAGAAGGTTCTGAGATTACCGTAGAAAACAAATCCATCATTAAAAAATAA
- a CDS encoding DinB family protein, translating to MEIKNIEQFLKYYSRIKQRTRRLLEIIPEDQIEWTYRTGKFTIGDLFRHIANIERYLYAETVATNRNLYNGCGENYAKGVQSILAHYDKMYAESIAIFENLTEDDLQKKCKTSFGTEISTWKWLRALVEHEIHHRAEIYLYLEMNGIKTPPLFGLTSEEVMDKNDEYIRGTSKK from the coding sequence ATGGAAATAAAGAATATCGAGCAATTTTTGAAATACTATTCGAGAATCAAACAAAGAACAAGAAGATTATTAGAAATCATTCCTGAGGATCAAATAGAATGGACCTATCGTACAGGGAAATTTACGATTGGAGATTTGTTTAGACATATAGCAAATATAGAAAGGTATTTATATGCCGAAACAGTAGCAACAAATCGAAATCTTTATAATGGTTGTGGTGAAAATTATGCAAAAGGTGTTCAAAGTATTTTAGCACATTATGATAAAATGTATGCTGAGTCTATAGCAATTTTTGAGAATCTTACCGAAGATGATTTACAAAAAAAATGTAAAACTTCTTTTGGAACAGAAATTAGTACATGGAAATGGTTGCGGGCATTGGTGGAACATGAGATTCACCATAGAGCAGAAATTTATCTCTATTTGGAGATGAATGGCATAAAAACACCACCGCTTTTTGGATTAACTTCAGAAGAAGTTATGGATAAGAATGATGAATATATTAGAGGTACATCAAAAAAATAA
- a CDS encoding M1 family aminopeptidase: MFYPIFKQELKHWSRKTSVYIFAAIFLALGILIGGATGGIFDHITVQTESTAKVNSPIYITGLFTGLSMMINFFIPAIIGVAVYRDYKSQMHQILYSYPFTKASYLTAKFLSAFTVTALIAICIGIGLEIGFHLPGVNPDKLGDFQIFSYLFTYFILVLPNILFVGILIFSLVTFSRKIAAGYILVLLLILVQGFINSFGSNPENEYYIGLFDPFGEGALNYITGKWTLAEQNTNFIPLDPVLLFNRLIWIGVSILIFIGTYTKFQFSENAWSLSLRKNKGKRVTKENTSQVKKIILPKVNLQFSFKKHLKTAWKIAKTDFKYIYSSWPFRIITAVGILFLFMEVVDAGEMYETNVFPTTGIILGTSAGVFGLFINILTFLYTGLLIHRSRVYKISEIENTTPVPNWVLMLSKFFAIFKMQLILLSIILLVGVSFQLYSGFYDIQLGHYLFELFVLKFMNILVWTFLAIFIHTLFKNPYLGFFILLLISTSINFLSYAGIEQAIYKYNQGGYYAYSDMNGYGDFLTRYFSFKSYWLFFGLFLLLLSSLFWVRVHFSSIKERFQLAKARKTKWHTILGISFLMIFLIIGSNIYYADNIFVERKSNKTQEKLMVEWEKKYKKYEGKAQPRIISAKVNMEIFPDERNFKAQAQFELVNKTTENIQELYLNHNGLKSQFSFDRATHLDLEDTVHHFDIYRLEEPLRPGEKIQLDIVVENQENHWLKKRSPVRKNGTFINSSQLFPSFGYSSSGELTDNGVRASYGLPKNDLRPHPSDSSALGNTYISYDSDWIDFEATVSTKEGQIAIAPGNLIKDWKKDGRHYFQYKMESKILNFFAFNSGDYNIYKDQWNDEVDIEIYYHSKHDYNLKDMAAGVKASLDYNSKNFSPYQHRVVRIVEFPRTGGSFAQSFPNTIPFSEAVGFIANNDTTDQVGVNYCFAITVHELAHQWWAHQVIGADVLGATMLSESLSEYVALQVLKHEHGPEKMRTFLKHSMQTYLRGRSRERKREKPLMYNDGQGYIRYQKGSLIFYALSDYLGEEKLNGALKKYVEKVQFQEPPYTTSIEMVNYIRPIVPDSLDYLIQDMFETITLYDNKIKEATVKDLENGEYEVTIEFLTRKYKDNEQGQHYYGSDSLSFIQKSGDTLLSENLRDYIELGLFSEEKQLYLKKHKITSINNKITLVVNEKPTEVGIDPYNKLIDIKTDDNRKKVD; this comes from the coding sequence ATGTTTTATCCTATTTTTAAACAAGAGCTAAAACATTGGTCTAGGAAGACAAGTGTTTATATTTTCGCTGCCATTTTTTTGGCATTAGGAATTCTTATTGGTGGTGCTACTGGTGGTATTTTTGATCATATTACTGTCCAGACAGAAAGTACAGCAAAAGTGAATTCACCCATTTATATCACAGGGCTATTCACGGGTTTATCAATGATGATCAACTTTTTTATTCCAGCCATCATTGGAGTAGCGGTTTACCGGGATTATAAAAGCCAGATGCATCAAATACTCTATTCTTATCCCTTCACAAAAGCCTCTTACTTAACCGCCAAATTCTTAAGTGCCTTTACCGTCACTGCACTTATTGCTATTTGTATTGGAATTGGTTTAGAAATTGGATTTCATTTACCAGGAGTAAATCCTGATAAACTCGGTGATTTTCAAATATTTTCTTATTTATTTACCTATTTTATTCTCGTTCTGCCTAATATATTGTTTGTTGGAATTCTCATTTTTTCTTTAGTTACTTTTTCAAGAAAAATTGCAGCGGGTTATATTTTGGTTCTTTTATTAATCTTGGTACAAGGTTTTATCAATTCCTTTGGTTCAAACCCCGAAAATGAATATTATATCGGTCTTTTTGATCCATTTGGTGAAGGTGCATTAAACTATATTACTGGAAAATGGACACTTGCTGAGCAAAACACCAACTTTATTCCTTTAGATCCTGTTCTTCTCTTCAATCGTTTGATTTGGATAGGTGTTTCTATACTCATCTTTATTGGAACCTATACCAAATTTCAATTCTCTGAGAATGCTTGGTCACTTTCATTGAGAAAAAACAAAGGTAAACGTGTTACCAAAGAAAATACCAGTCAGGTAAAAAAGATTATTTTACCAAAAGTAAATCTTCAATTTTCTTTTAAAAAACACCTAAAAACCGCATGGAAAATTGCCAAAACAGATTTTAAATACATCTACTCCAGTTGGCCTTTTAGGATTATTACTGCAGTGGGAATCCTTTTCCTTTTTATGGAAGTGGTGGATGCAGGAGAAATGTATGAAACCAATGTATTTCCTACAACGGGAATTATTTTGGGAACTTCGGCAGGTGTTTTTGGTCTTTTTATTAATATTCTCACCTTTTTATATACGGGCTTACTGATTCACAGAAGTCGTGTTTACAAAATATCCGAAATAGAAAATACTACGCCAGTTCCAAACTGGGTTTTGATGTTATCCAAATTTTTTGCGATATTCAAAATGCAATTAATTTTATTGAGTATCATACTTCTTGTTGGTGTTTCTTTTCAGCTTTATAGTGGTTTTTATGATATTCAACTGGGGCATTATCTATTTGAACTTTTTGTGCTCAAATTCATGAATATTTTAGTCTGGACCTTCCTCGCTATTTTCATTCATACCTTGTTTAAAAACCCCTATCTCGGTTTTTTTATTTTATTATTAATCAGCACCAGTATAAACTTCCTAAGCTATGCAGGTATTGAGCAAGCTATTTACAAATACAACCAAGGTGGGTATTACGCCTATTCTGATATGAATGGTTATGGAGATTTTCTTACTCGATATTTCAGCTTTAAAAGCTATTGGCTATTCTTTGGTCTATTTCTACTTTTGTTGTCAAGCTTATTTTGGGTTCGAGTGCATTTTTCTTCTATCAAAGAAAGATTCCAATTGGCGAAAGCCAGAAAAACAAAATGGCATACAATTTTAGGTATTTCCTTTCTGATGATTTTTCTAATAATTGGCTCTAATATTTATTATGCCGATAATATTTTTGTAGAAAGAAAATCAAACAAAACTCAAGAAAAATTGATGGTGGAATGGGAAAAAAAGTACAAAAAATATGAAGGAAAAGCTCAACCTAGAATTATTTCTGCCAAGGTAAATATGGAGATTTTTCCAGATGAACGCAACTTTAAGGCTCAAGCTCAATTTGAACTCGTTAACAAAACAACGGAGAATATTCAAGAACTCTATCTCAATCACAATGGGTTAAAAAGTCAATTTTCTTTTGATAGAGCCACACATCTTGACCTAGAAGACACCGTTCATCATTTTGATATTTATCGTCTTGAAGAACCTTTGCGTCCTGGTGAAAAAATTCAGCTAGATATTGTGGTTGAAAATCAAGAGAATCATTGGCTAAAAAAACGATCTCCTGTAAGAAAAAATGGAACTTTTATTAATAGTTCTCAACTATTCCCAAGTTTTGGTTACTCCTCTTCTGGAGAATTAACTGATAATGGAGTAAGAGCCTCATACGGACTTCCAAAAAACGATTTAAGACCGCACCCAAGCGATTCTTCAGCACTGGGAAACACTTATATTTCTTATGACTCTGATTGGATTGATTTTGAAGCCACAGTGAGCACAAAAGAAGGTCAGATTGCAATTGCTCCAGGAAACTTGATCAAAGATTGGAAAAAAGATGGTAGACATTATTTTCAATACAAAATGGAGAGTAAAATTTTAAATTTCTTTGCGTTCAATTCTGGTGATTACAATATATATAAAGATCAATGGAATGATGAAGTGGATATAGAAATTTATTACCACTCAAAACACGATTATAACCTAAAAGACATGGCGGCTGGAGTAAAGGCTTCCCTGGATTATAATTCGAAGAATTTTTCGCCTTACCAGCACCGAGTAGTACGGATTGTGGAATTCCCAAGAACAGGTGGTTCATTTGCCCAATCTTTCCCTAATACCATTCCTTTCTCTGAAGCTGTAGGGTTTATAGCCAATAATGATACCACTGACCAAGTTGGTGTGAACTATTGTTTTGCTATAACGGTACATGAATTGGCTCACCAATGGTGGGCTCATCAAGTGATAGGCGCCGATGTTCTGGGAGCCACCATGCTATCTGAAAGTCTATCTGAATATGTAGCACTCCAAGTTCTTAAACATGAACATGGACCCGAAAAAATGCGAACTTTTCTAAAACACTCTATGCAGACCTATTTGCGTGGAAGAAGCAGGGAACGAAAAAGAGAAAAGCCACTCATGTATAATGATGGTCAAGGCTATATACGTTATCAAAAAGGATCGCTCATTTTCTATGCTTTAAGTGACTACCTGGGAGAAGAAAAACTCAATGGAGCACTCAAAAAGTACGTAGAAAAAGTACAATTTCAAGAACCTCCCTATACTACTTCTATCGAAATGGTAAATTATATTCGTCCCATTGTACCAGATTCTCTTGATTATTTGATTCAAGATATGTTTGAAACTATCACTCTCTATGATAATAAGATAAAAGAAGCAACTGTAAAGGATTTAGAAAATGGAGAATATGAAGTAACCATTGAATTCCTTACCCGAAAATATAAAGACAATGAGCAAGGTCAGCATTATTATGGTTCAGATTCTTTGTCTTTCATTCAAAAAAGCGGTGACACCTTACTCTCTGAAAATCTCAGAGATTATATAGAACTTGGTTTATTCTCAGAAGAGAAACAACTTTATCTAAAGAAACACAAAATAACGTCTATAAACAATAAAATAACGCTTGTGGTTAATGAAAAACCTACCGAAGTGGGTATTGACCCATACAATAAACTCATCGACATAAAAACAGATGACAATCGCAAAAAAGTAGATTAA
- a CDS encoding ABC transporter ATP-binding protein, with product MKLSIENLSKEYPNGVKAIDELQLEIGTGMFGLLGPNGAGKSSLMRTIATLQKPDTGSITFDGINVLENPMELRKILGYLPQQFGVYPKMSALDLLHYLATLKGIHSKTERNKIVQKVLEITNLYEVRKKNVSGYSGGMKQRFGIAQLLLNNPKLIIVDEPTAGLDPAERHRFLNVLREVGTNSTVIFSTHIVDDVKELCNAMAILNGGKILMQSTPKLATEGLQGKIWSKEISREAIENYENNYTILSTSFTQDDQLMVRAFSETDPENGFQLATAHLEDVYYHTLNSDNQIILNQ from the coding sequence ATGAAACTATCCATCGAAAATTTATCAAAAGAATACCCAAATGGGGTAAAAGCTATTGATGAACTACAATTAGAAATCGGAACGGGAATGTTCGGATTATTAGGACCCAACGGAGCAGGAAAATCCTCGCTCATGCGCACCATCGCCACTTTACAAAAACCTGATACTGGATCCATTACTTTCGATGGGATTAATGTATTAGAAAACCCCATGGAATTGAGGAAAATTTTGGGCTACCTTCCTCAGCAATTTGGCGTTTACCCAAAAATGTCTGCATTAGATCTTCTGCATTATTTGGCAACTTTAAAAGGAATTCATTCCAAAACTGAACGCAATAAAATCGTTCAAAAAGTTCTTGAAATCACCAATCTTTATGAAGTAAGAAAGAAAAATGTTTCGGGATATTCTGGAGGAATGAAACAACGTTTCGGAATTGCTCAATTATTACTCAATAATCCAAAGTTAATCATTGTGGATGAACCCACTGCGGGATTAGACCCTGCAGAACGCCATCGTTTTTTAAACGTTCTAAGAGAAGTAGGAACAAACTCTACTGTTATTTTCTCAACCCATATTGTAGATGATGTAAAAGAACTTTGTAATGCCATGGCAATTCTCAATGGAGGAAAAATATTGATGCAATCAACACCAAAACTTGCCACAGAAGGATTACAAGGAAAAATATGGTCAAAGGAAATCTCCCGAGAAGCCATTGAAAACTATGAAAATAATTATACCATTTTATCTACAAGCTTTACCCAAGACGATCAATTGATGGTAAGAGCCTTTTCTGAAACGGACCCTGAAAACGGCTTCCAGTTGGCAACTGCTCACTTAGAAGATGTGTATTATCATACTTTAAATTCGGATAATCAAATAATCCTTAATCAATAA
- a CDS encoding histidine kinase: MKMEIQFLQNQIKPHFFNNELNNLLGLVRKGDKDQSEIYIKFLSEYMSFNLKSDINMMNSLKEEVNCILAYLDNIEQRISPLVKIEYTVHKPLTSLKIYPLILMTLVENAVKHSGILESEEGAIVLDIKTEHNLLIFTLENSIHLDVDGGINSTKIGLINMKKRLNLQYQDRYDLSILEKEDSYFVELTIVLDEA, from the coding sequence ATGAAGATGGAAATTCAGTTTCTTCAAAACCAAATAAAACCCCATTTTTTTAATAACGAATTAAATAATCTCCTTGGCTTGGTGAGAAAAGGGGATAAGGATCAATCGGAAATTTATATTAAATTTCTATCGGAATATATGTCATTTAATCTGAAGAGTGATATAAATATGATGAACAGCTTAAAGGAAGAAGTGAATTGTATTTTAGCGTATTTAGATAATATTGAGCAAAGAATTTCCCCTTTAGTAAAAATCGAATACACAGTTCATAAACCCCTTACTTCTCTCAAAATATATCCGCTTATATTAATGACTTTGGTAGAAAATGCTGTAAAGCATAGTGGAATTTTGGAAAGTGAAGAGGGGGCTATTGTTCTTGATATTAAAACGGAGCATAATCTACTAATATTCACTTTAGAGAATTCCATTCATTTGGATGTTGATGGTGGAATAAACTCTACAAAAATTGGGTTGATAAATATGAAAAAGAGGTTGAATTTACAATACCAAGATCGTTACGACCTTAGTATTCTTGAGAAAGAAGATTCTTATTTTGTGGAATTAACGATCGTTTTGGATGAGGCATAA
- a CDS encoding LytTR family DNA-binding domain-containing protein: MRHKTYTCIVVEDNKPSLDLIKYYIQETPRLNLIGTFSQFIDAKELILSNPNAILFLDIILRKENSIEILENKPLKNPIVFLTGYKEYAYKAFNINAMDYLLKPITRIQFDKCINKILPKLRISEYEINKNSSIFISINRKLRKVDYVDIYYIESEREYCLFHTKEGILRTKMSLKSVEEKVPNISFQKIHRSFIVNINYIDKIVKNDVEIQKRFLPIGRSYKSIIRRRLL; the protein is encoded by the coding sequence ATGAGGCATAAAACTTATACTTGTATTGTGGTGGAAGATAACAAACCTTCTTTGGATTTAATAAAATATTATATTCAAGAAACACCTCGCTTAAATCTTATAGGAACTTTTTCGCAATTTATTGATGCCAAGGAGTTAATACTTAGTAACCCCAATGCTATTTTATTCTTAGATATTATTCTTCGAAAAGAAAATTCGATAGAGATTCTTGAAAATAAACCTTTAAAGAACCCTATAGTCTTTTTGACGGGTTATAAGGAGTATGCATATAAAGCATTTAATATTAATGCAATGGATTATCTCCTAAAACCAATTACTAGGATCCAGTTTGATAAATGTATCAATAAAATACTTCCGAAGCTTCGAATTTCAGAATATGAGATTAACAAGAATTCTTCAATATTCATATCGATAAATAGAAAACTAAGAAAAGTGGATTATGTAGATATTTATTATATCGAATCAGAAAGAGAGTATTGTCTATTCCATACCAAAGAAGGAATTTTAAGAACTAAGATGTCGTTAAAGAGTGTAGAAGAAAAAGTACCGAATATTAGCTTCCAAAAAATTCATCGATCTTTTATAGTCAATATTAATTATATAGATAAAATAGTAAAAAATGATGTAGAAATCCAAAAACGATTTTTACCAATAGGAAGATCCTATAAATCTATTATTCGAAGAAGATTGTTGTAA